The Pseudodesulfovibrio sediminis genome includes the window CGACTCGCTTCCGAGCGCAACGTGAGTGTGCCCGAGCTGAAACGGCCTGTCACGGAGTCCCTGACCTTTGCTCAGCCGGTCCAGGCGTAACCCGAGTGAAATCTCTGTCTTGTTAACAGTGTCCATGCCGCCGTTTCGACCCCTGTGAGAGGTCGGAGCGGCGGTTATGTGATATACCCTCTTTTATTTTCCCCCCTTTGCGGGTATGCTTCCGTCCTCGCGTTGTATTTCTGGGGGAGACAGTGATGACAGAGATCAAAAAACCGCACATCCGGCAATGGATTCGGAAAATACTGTTCATTCAGGTGGGAGTGTCAGCGGCCCTTATTCTGGGGTCGCTCGGCGTTGCGTTGTTTGTTGCGGACAGCTCACTCGCGGTGGCTTCCGCGCTGGTGTCTGCCGTGTTGATTCTCGGCCTTTCCCTTCTTTGCTCAAGTCGATTTACCCGCCTGCTTCAGGAATCCCGCCTCGCCATCACCCAGTTGACCACCATTGACGATCTGACCGGTCTGCCCAACAGACGACGTTTTTTCGATTATCTGGACCAGGAGGTGAGCCGTGCCGGGCGATATGGCAACCCGCTATCCCTGATCATGATCGACATCGACCATTTTCAGAAAGTCAATGATACCTTCGGGCATCCCCTGGGCGATATGGCGCTGTCAC containing:
- a CDS encoding GGDEF domain-containing protein; amino-acid sequence: MTEIKKPHIRQWIRKILFIQVGVSAALILGSLGVALFVADSSLAVASALVSAVLILGLSLLCSSRFTRLLQESRLAITQLTTIDDLTGLPNRRRFFDYLDQEVSRAGRYGNPLSLIMIDIDHFQKVNDTFGHPLGDMALSQVARLLDANVRTSDIVARYGGEEFMVLLPETTADQAAVVAEKLRMVVEVNDISLEGPQVKVTVSCGVADLASITNTKRTLRDVFILSVDKSLRRAKNNGRNQVSMFIPATNKQLPLV